The Archaeoglobus neptunius genome has a window encoding:
- a CDS encoding sulfite exporter TauE/SafE family protein: MYVDVWWIWPVALFVFTFVIGVISPLSGVGGGVLFVPIATAFFPFDIDFIRGVGLVMALTSSLSSTPQLIKRGLANLRIAAPIVAVSCVMSIIGSITGLWISGEFPEGKDYITILLGIVLFIIFGIMATSKRVEIPIVEKQDKISQKLGISGSFYEPTLGQDVEYKIKNMPVAIPIFAAVGFIAGMFGLGAGWANVPALNLVMGAPIKVATSTSMLVIAINDAAAVWVYLANGAILSVIAVPSVLGITLGARVGAKLAARARPKIIRYLVMCIMLLSAVVDIWKGLQGLGYIGGG, translated from the coding sequence ATGTACGTGGATGTTTGGTGGATTTGGCCAGTTGCATTATTTGTTTTTACATTTGTAATTGGCGTAATCTCGCCGCTATCCGGCGTTGGAGGGGGCGTTCTGTTTGTACCAATCGCCACAGCTTTTTTCCCCTTCGATATCGATTTCATCCGTGGAGTCGGTCTGGTAATGGCTCTGACCAGCTCACTGTCATCCACGCCACAGCTTATAAAAAGGGGACTGGCAAACCTCAGAATTGCAGCACCGATTGTTGCAGTCTCGTGTGTGATGTCGATAATCGGCAGCATAACAGGGCTCTGGATTTCCGGCGAATTTCCGGAAGGTAAGGACTACATCACAATACTCCTCGGAATCGTTCTTTTCATCATATTCGGAATAATGGCCACATCCAAGAGAGTCGAAATTCCAATCGTGGAGAAGCAGGACAAAATCTCGCAAAAACTTGGAATCTCAGGCAGTTTTTACGAACCCACTTTGGGGCAGGATGTGGAGTACAAAATCAAAAATATGCCAGTGGCAATTCCAATTTTTGCTGCTGTCGGCTTTATTGCGGGTATGTTTGGTCTGGGAGCAGGATGGGCGAACGTACCGGCTTTAAACCTTGTTATGGGTGCACCCATAAAGGTTGCCACCTCGACCAGTATGCTTGTCATAGCAATAAATGATGCAGCAGCCGTGTGGGTGTATCTTGCAAATGGGGCAATATTATCTGTCATTGCCGTTCCATCGGTTCTCGGAATTACGCTGGGGGCCAGAGTGGGTGCAAAACTGGCTGCAAGGGCCAGACCAAAAATCATCCGGTATCTTGTGATGTGCATAATGTTGCTCTCTGCCGTTGTTGACATCTGGAAGGGTTTGCAGGGTTTGGGTTACATAGGAGGTGGGTGA
- a CDS encoding ribbon-helix-helix domain-containing protein — protein MMTRKKKRISAAVNTELFRKLKETSKKEDKPVSEVLREALELYFALSSSGLTLKDVEVYCNFISGGENIILDTETWIMILAELNKCASESFWEEIRQIGREYGAEFKVRGVVELKDVLEHLAAKRLYNVKSEGKIHTLILATRPEQRFLKEFILGICEELGIRVDIIEGIRKLIVTEP, from the coding sequence ATGATGACAAGAAAAAAGAAGAGAATATCAGCGGCCGTGAACACTGAACTTTTCAGAAAACTCAAAGAAACATCAAAAAAAGAAGATAAGCCAGTTTCAGAGGTATTGAGAGAAGCGCTGGAGTTATACTTTGCACTCAGCTCATCTGGACTGACTTTGAAGGACGTTGAGGTTTACTGCAACTTTATAAGCGGAGGAGAGAATATCATCCTGGACACAGAAACGTGGATAATGATACTGGCAGAGCTGAACAAATGTGCATCTGAAAGCTTCTGGGAGGAGATAAGGCAGATAGGACGTGAATACGGTGCAGAGTTTAAAGTCAGAGGTGTTGTAGAGCTGAAAGACGTGCTAGAGCACCTGGCAGCAAAAAGACTGTACAATGTAAAGTCAGAGGGAAAGATTCACACACTCATTCTCGCTACCAGACCGGAGCAGAGGTTTTTGAAGGAATTTATACTCGGGATATGTGAGGAACTCGGAATCAGAGTGGATATAATCGAAGGAATAAGAAAACTGATAGTTACCGAACCTTAA
- a CDS encoding universal stress protein, which yields MISKDFREKGKVILVIDDSECGRTAVEKLVFLGKAGFRADVLMIFCSDAGTFPVLSQRKEMKIYTDLRIKASKFVDFYIDRLEEAGFNVTQVKIIFGSVTEEILNLEKITEPDIIIFGMEREGFIKRVLRGDAHKDVIFQTKTPVLVCKSTYSGWENKEELKCTKCALG from the coding sequence ATGATATCCAAGGACTTTCGGGAAAAGGGAAAGGTTATTCTCGTAATTGACGACTCAGAATGTGGCAGAACCGCTGTTGAGAAGCTCGTTTTTTTGGGAAAAGCTGGATTTAGGGCTGATGTTTTAATGATTTTCTGCTCAGATGCCGGAACTTTTCCTGTTCTCTCGCAAAGAAAAGAAATGAAGATATACACTGATCTAAGAATTAAAGCATCTAAATTCGTTGATTTTTACATAGACAGACTTGAGGAGGCTGGATTTAACGTAACACAGGTGAAAATAATTTTTGGAAGTGTTACTGAGGAGATTTTAAATCTCGAGAAGATTACGGAACCAGACATCATTATTTTTGGAATGGAGAGAGAAGGCTTCATAAAAAGGGTGCTTCGTGGAGATGCCCACAAAGATGTAATATTCCAGACGAAGACTCCTGTTCTGGTGTGCAAGTCGACGTACAGTGGATGGGAGAATAAGGAGGAGTTAAAATGTACAAAATGCGCTTTGGGCTGA
- a CDS encoding radical SAM protein: MKCLLCDRKTPSRFLPLCPACSKKEEAREFARRLHPPVSGRRVEKCKLCSNECSGVALCGKPEYGKISYYEDPLPTNCCNAWFCNGSRLSGTNLAVFYYGCNFDCLFCQNWTHKFIEEAERVEIDELLRVVENDRVKCICHFGGSPEPQLPFAIRFSRKALEAREDLMICWEWNGAGNAILAMKAAELSYRSNGTVKFDLKAWNPNLHLLLTGRDNERVRRNFERIAERFPDIVSATTLLVPYYIDENEVAEIARFIADLDENIPYSLLVFHPDYKLSDLPITPLEQVKKCYNAARAHLNNVNIGNLNLLGHSF; the protein is encoded by the coding sequence ATGAAATGTTTGCTCTGTGATAGAAAAACCCCGTCAAGGTTTCTCCCACTCTGTCCCGCCTGTTCAAAAAAGGAGGAGGCAAGAGAATTTGCCCGGAGGCTGCATCCTCCCGTTTCAGGCAGGAGGGTTGAGAAATGCAAGCTATGCAGCAACGAGTGTTCGGGTGTTGCCCTTTGCGGGAAGCCAGAGTACGGAAAGATCAGCTATTATGAAGATCCTCTCCCCACAAATTGCTGCAATGCATGGTTCTGCAATGGAAGCAGGTTGTCAGGTACTAATCTGGCTGTTTTTTACTACGGATGTAATTTTGATTGTCTGTTCTGCCAGAACTGGACTCACAAATTCATCGAAGAGGCGGAAAGGGTTGAAATCGATGAACTTTTGAGGGTGGTGGAGAATGACAGAGTAAAATGCATCTGTCACTTTGGCGGTTCACCCGAACCGCAACTACCCTTTGCGATAAGGTTCAGCAGAAAAGCTCTCGAAGCTCGGGAAGACCTGATGATCTGCTGGGAGTGGAACGGTGCTGGAAACGCCATTCTGGCGATGAAAGCGGCAGAGCTCAGCTACAGGTCTAATGGAACCGTTAAGTTTGATCTCAAGGCGTGGAATCCGAACCTGCACCTTCTTTTAACCGGCAGGGATAACGAACGGGTCAGGAGAAACTTCGAGAGGATTGCGGAGAGATTTCCCGACATAGTTTCGGCCACAACGCTGTTAGTACCTTACTACATTGATGAAAATGAAGTGGCTGAGATTGCAAGGTTCATAGCGGACCTGGATGAGAACATCCCGTACAGTCTTCTGGTATTCCATCCCGATTACAAATTGAGCGATTTACCCATCACACCTTTGGAGCAGGTTAAAAAGTGTTACAATGCGGCCAGAGCACATCTCAATAATGTGAATATTGGAAACCTGAATTTACTTGGTCATTCTTTTTAG
- a CDS encoding uroporphyrinogen-III synthase, with product MRVLILRPSEVLEETIKKLRDAGFDAYGCPFVKLTYTNFDIPEHDFAIVTSQNAAKVLVSRKANLRKVIAIGKKTAEVLKDYDVMVPSKFDSETLFREYSEILRDKRVIALRSNAGSEILNKLDEICDFSDIVVYRIEKLHGEKQRREIERVRDGFYDAIVFSSSMIARSFLELCDGECIEKLKELIVIAIGPPTARVLEEYGLKPLLPEEYTFDGVISLLKRMTK from the coding sequence ATGAGAGTACTGATTCTGAGACCATCCGAGGTACTTGAAGAAACGATTAAAAAGCTCAGAGATGCAGGTTTTGATGCTTACGGCTGTCCTTTTGTAAAACTGACCTACACAAATTTTGATATCCCGGAGCACGACTTTGCAATCGTTACAAGCCAGAACGCTGCGAAGGTACTGGTAAGCAGAAAAGCCAATCTCAGGAAGGTTATTGCAATAGGTAAAAAGACTGCTGAGGTTCTGAAAGACTATGACGTAATGGTTCCATCAAAATTTGACTCTGAAACACTGTTCAGGGAGTACTCAGAAATACTGAGAGACAAGAGGGTAATCGCTTTAAGGAGCAATGCCGGAAGTGAAATACTCAATAAGCTTGATGAAATCTGTGATTTCTCCGATATTGTCGTCTATCGAATCGAGAAGCTGCACGGAGAAAAGCAGAGGAGAGAAATCGAGAGGGTGAGGGATGGATTTTACGATGCAATAGTGTTTTCAAGCAGTATGATAGCCAGAAGCTTTCTTGAACTGTGCGATGGGGAGTGTATAGAAAAACTGAAAGAGCTGATCGTCATCGCCATTGGCCCCCCCACAGCAAGAGTGCTTGAAGAATACGGTCTGAAACCTCTCCTGCCCGAAGAATATACATTTGACGGTGTTATCAGCCTGCTAAAAAGAATGACCAAGTAA
- a CDS encoding carbon-nitrogen family hydrolase, translating to MTTSERIRVALAQQRILPDREVNIMKGLSLIKRALQVRADLVILPEVFNTGFYPHNYKNVEPLEEELELLLKLSSTRDIVIIAGVAEKEGEYLYNSAVIIHKGEIIGKYRKTHMFPLTSEKKYFKPGNRLEVFETPLGKIGLLICYELRFPELFRKLVKMGAELIAVPAEFPKERIEHWKVLLQARAIDYQIFVAGVNCVEGDLNYGGHSMLIDPLGTILIEGGDYQEVMMSDIRLPEIYEVRKKYPFLNDLRTDIL from the coding sequence TTGACTACCTCTGAGAGAATTCGAGTTGCGCTTGCTCAGCAGAGGATTCTGCCCGATAGAGAAGTTAACATAATGAAGGGGCTGAGTTTGATTAAGAGAGCTCTGCAGGTGAGGGCCGATCTGGTCATTTTGCCGGAGGTGTTCAACACCGGCTTCTACCCCCATAACTACAAAAACGTTGAACCGCTGGAAGAGGAGCTTGAGCTTCTACTAAAGCTCTCATCCACCCGGGACATAGTGATCATTGCCGGTGTGGCGGAGAAAGAAGGTGAGTACCTTTACAACTCTGCAGTTATAATTCACAAGGGAGAGATAATAGGAAAATACAGAAAGACCCACATGTTTCCCCTCACATCGGAGAAAAAGTACTTTAAACCGGGCAACAGGCTGGAGGTCTTTGAAACTCCACTTGGAAAGATAGGCTTGCTCATATGTTACGAGCTCCGATTTCCCGAACTATTCAGAAAGCTTGTAAAAATGGGGGCGGAGCTCATTGCTGTTCCTGCTGAGTTTCCCAAAGAAAGAATCGAACACTGGAAGGTTTTGCTTCAGGCAAGGGCGATAGACTATCAGATTTTTGTTGCCGGAGTAAACTGCGTTGAGGGAGACCTGAACTACGGTGGCCATTCAATGCTAATCGATCCACTGGGAACGATTTTGATAGAGGGGGGAGATTACCAGGAAGTTATGATGAGTGATATCAGACTCCCTGAGATTTATGAGGTAAGGAAAAAGTATCCATTTCTTAACGACCTCAGAACTGATATTCTATGA
- a CDS encoding winged helix-turn-helix domain-containing protein has translation MAKWSEFSDSIEKSRIYHERYHKAVSNPVRKNILKLIAHGKSEDEIMEELKISRKELEYHIQILEWGFCIEKTDEGWRITKEGEIVDYL, from the coding sequence ATGGCAAAATGGAGTGAATTCAGCGACAGTATTGAGAAAAGCAGAATCTATCACGAGAGGTACCACAAGGCAGTTTCAAATCCTGTGAGGAAAAACATACTTAAGCTGATTGCACATGGGAAATCTGAGGATGAGATTATGGAGGAACTAAAAATATCCAGAAAAGAGCTCGAATATCATATTCAAATTCTTGAATGGGGATTCTGCATAGAAAAAACCGATGAGGGGTGGAGGATAACAAAGGAGGGTGAGATAGTTGACTACCTCTGA
- a CDS encoding formate--phosphoribosylaminoimidazolecarboxamide ligase produces the protein MRDELLRVLESYDTQNIHIGTIGSHSALNILKGAKDEGFGTVCICRERERKVYESFGVADRFIIVKDYRDLLEERIQGKLREMNTILIPHGSFNAYIGKFNELLVPIFGNRELMVWETDREKQREWLIRAGVKMPKKYSVPEEIEGLAIVKFPGAKGGKGYFIVSDAEEFYRISERMVKTGLITREDVMKAEIQEYILGTNIYFSFFYSPVYGRIELIAVDRRYESTADALGKVPAKEQIKGEIDPTYTVIGNFPVVLRESLLVQAFEAAENVVKVSKEIAYPGMVGAFCIESIFDENAQMYVFEISARIVAGTNVGIPSSPYSYILFGENMYMGRRIARELKLAVEKDMLGELIY, from the coding sequence ATGAGAGATGAACTGCTGAGGGTGCTTGAGAGTTACGACACTCAAAACATTCATATCGGAACGATCGGCAGTCATTCGGCCTTGAATATTCTGAAAGGTGCCAAGGATGAGGGTTTTGGAACGGTTTGCATCTGCAGAGAAAGGGAGAGGAAAGTTTATGAGAGCTTCGGTGTTGCTGACAGGTTTATCATTGTAAAAGATTACAGAGATCTGCTGGAGGAAAGAATACAGGGCAAGCTGAGGGAAATGAACACAATTTTGATCCCTCACGGGTCATTCAATGCATATATAGGCAAGTTCAACGAGCTGCTCGTTCCAATTTTTGGGAACAGAGAGCTTATGGTGTGGGAGACTGATAGAGAGAAACAGAGGGAGTGGCTGATTAGGGCCGGGGTAAAAATGCCGAAAAAATACTCGGTTCCCGAGGAAATTGAAGGTCTGGCCATAGTGAAGTTCCCAGGGGCAAAAGGGGGGAAGGGATACTTCATCGTTTCAGATGCTGAAGAATTTTACAGAATATCCGAAAGAATGGTGAAAACCGGGTTGATAACTAGAGAGGACGTTATGAAAGCCGAGATTCAGGAGTACATTCTCGGAACGAACATATACTTTTCCTTCTTCTACTCACCGGTCTATGGAAGAATCGAACTTATAGCCGTTGACAGGCGATATGAGTCAACAGCCGATGCTCTTGGAAAGGTTCCGGCGAAGGAGCAGATAAAAGGGGAAATTGATCCCACATACACCGTGATTGGAAATTTCCCGGTCGTCTTGAGAGAGAGTCTTCTTGTTCAGGCCTTTGAAGCAGCCGAGAACGTCGTTAAAGTCTCAAAGGAAATAGCATATCCCGGGATGGTTGGGGCTTTCTGCATAGAGTCAATTTTCGATGAAAATGCGCAGATGTATGTGTTCGAAATTTCAGCAAGAATTGTGGCCGGGACGAATGTCGGAATACCCTCATCTCCATATTCTTACATACTTTTCGGGGAGAACATGTACATGGGCAGGAGGATTGCGAGAGAGCTGAAACTGGCAGTCGAGAAGGATATGCTTGGAGAACTGATCTACTGA
- the cobB gene encoding NAD-dependent protein deacetylase produces MEEIKKAAEIIAKSKHVVVFTGAGISAESGIPTFRGEDGLWRRYDPEEVASIQGFKRNPKAFWEFSMEMKDKLFADPNPAHYAIAELERMGIVKAVITQNIDMLHQKSGSRRVLELHGSMEKLDCLDCHETYDWDDFAEDFNRGEIPRCRKCGSWYIKPRVVLFGEPLPQRVLFEAMEESKKCDAFIVVGSSLVVYPAAELPYMAKSSGAKMIIINAEPTVADSIFDVRIIGKAGEILPRIVDEVKKMR; encoded by the coding sequence ATGGAGGAGATTAAAAAAGCAGCAGAAATCATAGCGAAATCAAAGCATGTGGTTGTTTTCACAGGTGCGGGTATTTCGGCTGAGAGTGGTATTCCGACATTCAGAGGGGAAGATGGGCTGTGGAGAAGGTACGATCCAGAAGAAGTAGCTTCAATACAGGGATTCAAGCGAAATCCAAAGGCATTCTGGGAGTTTTCGATGGAAATGAAGGACAAGCTTTTCGCCGACCCGAACCCTGCCCACTACGCAATAGCTGAGCTGGAAAGAATGGGAATTGTGAAGGCGGTAATCACTCAGAACATAGACATGTTGCATCAGAAATCCGGAAGTAGAAGAGTTCTTGAGCTTCACGGGAGCATGGAAAAGCTTGACTGTCTTGATTGCCACGAAACATACGACTGGGACGATTTTGCGGAGGACTTTAACAGGGGAGAGATACCCCGCTGCAGGAAATGTGGAAGCTGGTATATAAAGCCAAGAGTCGTGCTTTTTGGCGAGCCTCTGCCCCAGAGGGTGCTGTTTGAGGCAATGGAGGAGTCCAAAAAGTGTGATGCCTTTATCGTCGTAGGTTCGAGCCTTGTGGTTTACCCCGCAGCGGAACTTCCCTACATGGCGAAAAGTTCGGGAGCAAAGATGATTATAATAAATGCTGAGCCGACGGTAGCCGACTCGATTTTTGATGTCAGAATCATCGGGAAGGCTGGGGAGATCCTGCCCAGAATCGTGGATGAAGTCAAAAAGATGCGCTAA
- a CDS encoding CBS domain-containing protein, with product MVELDLTQIQKDILYALITLYKKKAGGSVKGEEIAELINRNPGTVRNQMQALRALGLVEGVPGPKGGYRPTSKAYELLSVTRPEESVKVNVVVNGNEMEEISAEEISLPSISNPNVCQARIRLIGDIKKINPGDSVVVGPTPVNEMMVYGKVVGRDDTENTIVIDIEKIVALPKDTVGEHMSSPIIAVDAEEKAITAAKILAENGIYCTPVKKDGKFVGIFTLDHVAKAVAENKLEAKVEEVMRPKLVMVEKDTKIREAIRLMRDEKVRILLVTDKGEPIGVITDQKILTRLAPEQITS from the coding sequence ATGGTTGAGCTTGATCTGACCCAGATCCAGAAGGACATACTGTATGCGTTGATAACTCTCTACAAGAAAAAGGCCGGCGGGTCGGTTAAAGGTGAGGAGATTGCAGAGCTGATTAACAGAAATCCTGGAACGGTAAGAAACCAGATGCAGGCTTTGAGAGCTTTGGGGCTTGTAGAGGGTGTTCCCGGTCCAAAGGGAGGATACAGACCAACATCAAAGGCCTACGAACTCCTGTCAGTCACGAGGCCTGAAGAATCTGTAAAGGTTAATGTGGTTGTAAATGGAAACGAAATGGAGGAAATCTCTGCCGAGGAGATATCTCTGCCATCGATTTCAAATCCAAACGTGTGTCAGGCAAGAATCAGACTTATCGGGGATATCAAGAAAATTAACCCCGGAGACAGCGTTGTAGTAGGCCCAACACCTGTGAACGAGATGATGGTCTACGGAAAGGTTGTTGGAAGGGATGACACCGAAAACACAATTGTGATAGACATTGAGAAAATTGTTGCCCTTCCCAAAGATACTGTTGGGGAGCACATGTCCTCTCCGATAATAGCCGTTGACGCTGAAGAAAAGGCAATCACAGCAGCAAAAATTCTGGCTGAAAACGGAATTTACTGCACCCCTGTAAAAAAGGATGGCAAGTTTGTTGGTATCTTCACCCTCGATCATGTCGCCAAGGCAGTTGCCGAGAACAAGCTTGAAGCGAAGGTTGAGGAGGTAATGAGGCCGAAGCTCGTCATGGTTGAGAAGGACACAAAGATCAGAGAGGCAATCAGGCTGATGAGGGATGAGAAGGTCAGGATTCTTCTTGTTACAGACAAGGGAGAGCCAATCGGAGTCATAACTGATCAGAAGATCCTTACGAGACTTGCTCCAGAGCAGATAACTTCTTAA
- a CDS encoding HDIG domain-containing metalloprotein encodes MDPVELLRKYITDDKLIKHCIATAAVMRELARELGQDEEQWWTIGILHDIDYEQTQGDMERHGLVGAEILLKEGVDKEIAEVVKRHNHILFGDYEKPVEIALQAADSVSGLIIACALVKSGKITEVTPKTVRKKFKEKSFAAGCDRNRIRMIEKLDIPLEKLYEIAIRGLVSVKEDLGLK; translated from the coding sequence ATGGATCCCGTTGAATTGCTCAGGAAGTACATAACGGATGACAAGCTGATAAAGCACTGCATCGCAACCGCAGCGGTAATGAGGGAACTTGCAAGAGAACTCGGACAGGATGAAGAGCAATGGTGGACAATTGGTATACTGCACGACATCGACTATGAACAGACACAGGGAGACATGGAAAGGCACGGACTGGTGGGGGCAGAGATTCTGCTGAAAGAGGGTGTGGATAAGGAGATTGCTGAGGTTGTGAAGAGACACAACCACATTCTCTTTGGAGATTACGAAAAACCTGTTGAAATAGCCCTGCAGGCGGCAGACAGCGTTTCGGGGCTGATCATTGCATGCGCTCTCGTAAAGAGTGGGAAGATAACGGAGGTTACACCAAAAACCGTCAGGAAAAAGTTCAAAGAAAAGAGCTTTGCGGCTGGCTGTGACAGGAACAGAATAAGAATGATAGAAAAGCTAGACATACCGCTGGAAAAACTTTACGAAATTGCCATACGTGGACTGGTTTCTGTGAAAGAGGATCTTGGACTAAAATAA
- a CDS encoding N-acyl homoserine lactonase family protein produces MYRITPLKMAEISVPIGVVQMMGDMRALVTGPVFVWVIDGGDEKIVVDAGVEEAKNGLVHGFPGKGGGEKSLREALERANMKPEDVDKLIITHLHFDHVANAKLFHNARIYVQKREWESALNPPMHYRQTYDENMILPLEEMDLCLVCGDAEVAEGIRVVLLPGHTKGLQGVSVRTEKGDYLIAGDHFYTYFNFFPPKQQVEFTDAAGNKVQFPPATTPFVPPGLHVDLSEWYESCFKALSTVRKQNILPGHDPSLDGRSFP; encoded by the coding sequence ATGTACAGGATTACACCCTTGAAAATGGCGGAAATTAGCGTCCCAATTGGGGTCGTTCAGATGATGGGAGATATGCGTGCCCTTGTAACAGGGCCTGTTTTTGTTTGGGTAATTGATGGTGGGGATGAAAAAATAGTTGTGGATGCCGGGGTTGAGGAGGCCAAAAACGGTCTTGTTCATGGATTTCCGGGCAAAGGTGGCGGCGAAAAGAGTCTGAGGGAGGCGCTGGAAAGAGCCAATATGAAACCGGAGGATGTGGACAAGCTGATTATAACACATCTCCACTTTGATCATGTTGCCAACGCAAAGCTTTTCCACAATGCCAGGATCTACGTCCAGAAAAGAGAGTGGGAGTCAGCACTTAACCCGCCCATGCACTATCGCCAGACCTACGATGAGAACATGATTCTCCCCCTTGAGGAGATGGACCTCTGCCTGGTTTGTGGTGATGCTGAGGTGGCCGAGGGGATCAGAGTCGTTTTGCTGCCGGGTCACACAAAGGGTTTGCAGGGGGTGAGCGTGAGAACCGAAAAGGGAGATTATCTGATAGCCGGCGATCACTTCTACACGTACTTCAACTTCTTCCCGCCAAAACAGCAGGTCGAATTTACGGACGCTGCAGGTAACAAGGTTCAATTTCCACCGGCCACGACACCCTTTGTACCACCAGGACTGCATGTAGATCTTTCTGAATGGTATGAAAGCTGCTTCAAAGCGCTCAGCACGGTGAGAAAGCAGAATATACTTCCCGGACACGATCCCAGTCTGGACGGGAGATCTTTTCCATAA
- a CDS encoding long-chain fatty acid--CoA ligase: MERPWFRNWPKLLTKTLDYPKVPLFEFLETSARRYGEKPSIIYYGKKISYGELLDSVERFATYLASTGIEKGDRVAIYAQNSPQFIIAFFGIMRANAITVPLNPMLVERELEYVLKDSGSKMVVTTSELASRIVPVAKKLGIDVISGNLSDYIPEQPELPVPDFAKLKLDVENTISWNEVMAERNPPDVRVSSDDLALIPYTAGTTGMPKGCMHTHSTAVANILSSVHWFNMTPASVILATLPFFHVTGMVHSMFAPIYAGATMVLITRWDRETAIQAIEKYRCTHWVNITTMVVDMLSDPEIGKRDLSSLLVVGGGGAPMPKAVAEKLYQLTGIRYMEGYGLTETISQTHLNPPHNPKLQCLGIPDFGVDALVIDVETGKPLPPNEQGEIVISGPEVFKGYWNKPEETEKAFIEIEGRKYLRTGDLGYMDEDGYFFIVDRIKRMINRSGFKVWPTEVEAVLYRHPAVKEVCVIGVPDERVVEEVKAFIVLKPEYEGKVRESDIIEWAKKEMAAYKYPRIVEFVKELPKSGAGKILWRLLQERERKKMGGG; this comes from the coding sequence ATGGAAAGACCATGGTTTCGAAACTGGCCAAAACTGCTGACGAAAACCCTCGACTACCCGAAAGTTCCGCTTTTTGAATTTCTGGAGACCTCTGCAAGAAGATACGGAGAGAAACCATCAATCATCTACTATGGTAAAAAAATAAGCTACGGGGAACTTCTTGACAGTGTTGAGAGATTCGCCACGTATCTGGCTTCAACCGGTATCGAGAAAGGAGACAGGGTTGCGATATATGCCCAGAACTCTCCACAGTTTATAATAGCATTTTTCGGAATAATGAGGGCGAATGCGATAACAGTCCCACTGAACCCGATGCTGGTGGAAAGAGAGCTCGAGTACGTTCTGAAGGATTCCGGGAGCAAAATGGTCGTTACAACGTCCGAACTGGCATCGAGAATAGTTCCGGTGGCAAAGAAGCTTGGAATTGACGTGATAAGCGGCAATCTATCGGACTATATTCCCGAGCAACCTGAACTGCCCGTCCCGGATTTTGCAAAACTCAAACTTGACGTGGAGAACACCATAAGCTGGAACGAGGTTATGGCCGAAAGGAATCCGCCAGATGTCAGAGTCAGCAGTGACGATCTGGCGTTAATTCCTTACACTGCCGGCACGACGGGAATGCCTAAGGGATGCATGCACACACATTCCACTGCAGTTGCCAACATACTGAGTTCGGTGCACTGGTTCAACATGACACCTGCCTCGGTCATTCTCGCTACATTGCCGTTCTTCCACGTTACGGGCATGGTGCATTCGATGTTTGCTCCAATTTATGCGGGGGCCACCATGGTGCTGATAACCAGGTGGGACAGGGAAACGGCAATACAGGCCATTGAAAAGTACCGCTGCACCCACTGGGTTAACATTACAACGATGGTTGTTGATATGCTGAGTGATCCGGAAATCGGCAAAAGAGATCTCAGTTCACTGCTCGTTGTTGGCGGTGGTGGAGCACCAATGCCGAAGGCTGTTGCTGAAAAACTGTATCAGCTCACCGGCATAAGGTACATGGAGGGATACGGACTGACGGAAACGATTTCACAGACTCATCTAAACCCTCCCCACAATCCAAAACTGCAATGTCTTGGAATTCCGGATTTCGGTGTTGATGCGCTGGTAATTGACGTTGAAACTGGAAAACCTCTGCCTCCAAACGAGCAGGGAGAGATAGTTATTTCAGGACCGGAGGTGTTTAAAGGATACTGGAACAAGCCAGAGGAGACAGAAAAAGCTTTCATTGAGATCGAAGGCAGAAAGTACCTGAGAACAGGAGATCTTGGGTATATGGATGAGGACGGCTATTTCTTCATTGTTGACAGAATAAAGAGAATGATAAACAGATCAGGATTTAAGGTGTGGCCAACCGAGGTTGAGGCTGTTCTGTACAGACATCCGGCGGTAAAGGAGGTATGCGTGATCGGAGTTCCAGATGAGAGGGTTGTTGAGGAAGTCAAGGCTTTCATTGTTCTGAAACCTGAATATGAGGGGAAGGTCAGAGAAAGCGACATAATCGAGTGGGCCAAAAAGGAGATGGCTGCCTACAAGTATCCGAGAATAGTTGAATTCGTCAAGGAGTTGCCGAAGAGTGGAGCAGGCAAGATTTTGTGGAGATTGCTGCAGGAAAGGGAAAGAAAAAAAATGGGAGGTGGTTGA